Proteins from a single region of Osmerus eperlanus chromosome 26, fOsmEpe2.1, whole genome shotgun sequence:
- the dsg2.1 gene encoding desmoglein-2.1, translating into MNRVSMPATALWLFTFTVCLAVMEAGSSAELRRQKREWIVPPQKLEENIDYTKREFIAKIRSDSDDGTGNVKYSLKGKGADKYPFNLFVVDSDTGFVRVNGILDREVIDMYALQGVATFKNGIEAEKNIDLRIKVVDQNDNPPIFGILSPGEVFELSPVGTSIMTITATDADEEENENSQIAYSIVSQDPAGENMFQISRDGVLSVRSANLDRETQDTYTLTVMGSDLNGKAGGKSATSTVVVKLKDVNDNPPTLQLSQYEGNIEENTEGMEVMRIKAEDLDVEFTDNWLAEFEIVKGNEGGYFTIHTDPKTNEGVLMLVKPVNYEDVADLDLGLAVRNKAPYHESVGGGAGAGIGIGMGGGDGGGGGGGGGGGGGGAGGGGSGGAGGGGGMGGGSWSSGGGSTSWYTAREKLYPVKINVKNQPEGPHFDPKVKAIPISEDGKTFQINKVIGKYPAIDGDTLLPATNVRYAKGFDPDGWLIIDDVTGEIKLNKLPDRESKFLVNGTYYAQILCMTQDNPSKTATGTIAIQVEDHNDHCPTLTSNLQTMCTTAEAVYVTAVDMDMDPNGAPFSFTIIPEETTGNWVVEHFNDTTVILRTKEPQWPGSYDVTLEIKDQQGHSCPTLQKMKVEACTCVVGGTCGARGQDSKGSVLGPKGIGLLFLGLLMLLLLPLLLLFCHCGGPGDVAGGFTEMPFDTKAHLISYHTEGQGENTEVPLLVMPTQVDSGMAQTTSMGMGMGMGMGMGMGMGMGSAAAVGSGAFQNSASTMGSGYYQDGRVDMAYRNGRELTGQQQGSGFYSEFDAREEAYNGIALPDHILDAYYSQKTSAAAENNAQKDSLLVYDYEGQGSPVGSVGCCSLLESDDDLQFLDNLGPKFRTLAEVCTGEKIQTEFKPIVSAPPPPRPAAPLASTTTTKVTVASSAAVAAPPPPAPVKHVESTMVKESERSGTLREGTAGQNQTILVQQPMYYATTPMLQPMHYVMEPQVHNTVLLAERPAANLQGMIVVNGPPPGPAQGLMVQGQRVVSSGPAQGQRMVLVERSGGGGQARLEGGNSNLIHMGPYTGSQNMMLVEGQLPMGSGQVLQGGQIVQGGQVLQGGQVLHGGGMLQGGQMLQGGQVFQGGQILQGGQVLKGGQTWVQQGSLQRGGLSGSHSMLLMEGQGGSAGQVVQEGLSGLAQGSLQRSGLSGTQRVQYSKQTSGANAGSSAGSHSGTLGFKGSSSSISTTPASHKVIVKEKRVVTSHNVSE; encoded by the exons ATGAATCGGGTTTCAATGCCCGCCACGGCTCTATGGCTATTCACTTTTACG GTTTGCCTTGctgtgatggaggcagggagctCTGCTGAGCTGAGGAGACAAAAGAGGGAATGGATCGTTCCTCCACAGAAACTGGAAGAAAACATAGATTACACCAAGAGGGAGTTCATTGCCAAG ATCCGGTCGGATTCAGATGACGGAACTGGGAACGTGAAGTACTCCCTGAAGGGGAAAGGGGCCGATAAATACCCCTTCAACCTGTTTGTGGTCGACTCCGACACAGGCTTCGTACGTGTGAATGGGATTCTGGACCGCGAGGTGATCGACATGTACGCT cTTCAAGGTGTCGCCACCTTCAAAAACGGCATTGAGGCAGAGAAAAATATTGATCTGCGCATTAAGGTTGTGGATCAGAATGACAATCCTCCTATATTTGGCATACTCTCTCCAGGAGAGGTGTTCGAGCTCAGCCCAGTTG GTACTTCAATCATGACGATCACTGCGACGGATGCCGACGAGGAAGAGAACGAGAACTCTCAGATCGCCTACAGTATCGTCAGCCAGGACCCGGCAGGAGAAAACATGTTTCAGATCTCCAGAGACGGAGTGCTCAGCGTCAGAAGCGCTAACCTGGATAGAGAA acTCAAGACACATACACGCTGACGGTCATGGGGTCCGATTTGAACGGTAAAGCCGGGGGCAAGTCTGCCACATCGACCGTGGTTGTCAAACTGAAGGACGTGAATGACAACCCCCCTACTCTGCAGCTGAGCCAG tATGAGGGTAATATAGAGGAGAACACTGAAGGGATGGAGGTGATGAGGATCAAAGCCGAGGACCTGGATGTGGAGTTCACCGACAACTGGCTGGCCGAGTTTGAGATCGTCAAGGGCAACGAAGGGGGCTACTtcaccatacacacagacccGAAAACCAACGAGGGAGTCCTGATGTTAGTCAAG CCTGTGAACTATGAGGACGTGGCGGACCTGGATCTTGGCCTGGCTGTTCGGAACAAGGCTCCGTATCATGAAAGCGTTGGAGGCGGCGCGGGAGCTGGAATAGGAATCGGAATGGGGGGTGGAGacgggggcggaggaggcgggggcggaggaggcgggggcGGAGGCGCCGGCGGAGGCGGGAGCGGAGGCGCCGGCGGAGgcggggggatgggaggaggatccTGGTCCTCGGGTGGAGGGTCGACGTCTTGGTATACCGCTAGAGAAAAACTGTATCCCGTTAAAATCAACGTGAAGAACCAGCCGGAGGGGCCACATTTCGACCCCAAGGTCAAGGCCATCCCCATCTCAGAGGATGGGAAGACGTTCCAAATCAACAAGGTCATTGGCAAGTACCCTGCCATAGACGGGGACACCCTACTGCCGGCTACGAATGTCAG GTATGCGAAAGGGTTTGACCCAGACGGCTGGCTCATCATTGATGACGTGACAGGGGAAATAAAACTCAACAAGCTGCCAGACAGGGAATCGAAGTTCCTGGTTAATGGGACATATTACGCCCAAATATTGTGCATGACCCAAG ACAATCCCTCGAAGACAGCCACAGGCACTATAGCCATCCAGGTGGAGGACCACAACGATCACTGCCCGACTCTGACCAGCAACCTTCAGACCATGTGCACCACTGCTGAGGCGGTCTACGTCACAGCGGTGGACATGGACATGGACCCAAACGGGGCCCCCTTCAGCTTCACGATCATCCCAGAGGAGACCACAGGCAACTGGGTGGTGGAGCACTTTAACG ACACAACTGTCATCCTCCGCACCAAGGAGCCCCAGTGGCCCGGTTCCTACGACGTCACCTTGGAGATCAAGGACCAGCAGGGACACTCATGTCCCACCCTGCAGAAGATGAAGGTGGAGGCATGCACATGCGTAGTAGGGGGCACGTGCGGGGCCCGGGGCCAGGACAGCAAAGGGTCGGTGCTGGGCCCAAAAGGCATTGGCCTGCTCTTCCTGGGTCTGCTGATGCTACTGC tcctccctctccttctgctgTTCTGTCACTGCGGGGGCCCCGGGGACGTGGCTGGGGGCTTTACTGAGATGCCCTTCGACACCAAGGCCCACCTCATCTCCTACCACACCGAGGGCCAGGGAGAGAACACG GAAGTGCCTCTGCTCGTCATGCCGACGCAAGTGGACTCAGGAATGGCCCAGACCACCTCCATGGGCATGGGTATGGGCATGGGTATGGGTATGGGTATGGGTATGGGTATGGGCTCGGCAGCAGCCGTGGGCAGCGGAGCATTCCAGAACTCCGCCTCCACCATGGGCAGTGGTTACTACCAGGATGGCCGCGTGGACATGGCCTACAGGAACGGGAGGGAGCTGACGGGTCAGCAACAAGGAAGTGGCTTCTACTCTGAGTTTGACGCCAGAGAGGAGGCGTATAATGGCATCGCCTTGCCAGACCACATTCTGGATGCCTATTACTCTCAG AAGACAAGCGCCGCAGCCGAGAACAACGCCCAGAAGGACAGCCTGTTGGTGTACGACTACGAGGGCCAGGGTTCTCCTGTGGGCTCAGTGGGCTGCTGCAGCCTCCTGGAATCTGACGATGACCTCCAGTTCCTCGACAACCTGGGGCCAAAGTTCAGGACCCTGGCTGAGGTCTGCACGGGTGAGAAGATCCAGACCGAGTTCAAACCCATAGTCTCCGCACCTCCGCCCCCTAGGCCCGCCGCCCCCCTCgcatccaccaccaccacaaaagTGACAGTGGCTTCCAGCGCCGCCGTcgccgcccccccgcccccagcgCCGGTGAAGCACGTGGAAAGCACAATGGTGAAGGAGTCGGAACGTTCCGGAACCCTGAGGGAGGGCACGGCAGGTCAGAACCAGACCATCCTGGTGCAGCAGCCTATGTACTACGCCACCACGCCCATGCTGCAGCCTATGCACTACGTAATGGAGCCACAGGTCCACAACACTGTGCTGCTGGCAGAGAGGCCCGCTGCTAACCTGCAGGGCATGATAGTGGTCAACGGGCCTCCGCCAGGACCCGCTCAGGGCCTGATGGTGCAGGGGCAGCGGGTGGTGTCCAGCGGGCCTGCCCAGGGCCAGAGGATGGTgctggtggagaggagtggaggtggggggcaagctcggctggagggagggaactCTAACCTGATTCACATGGGCCCTTATACTGGGTCTCAGAATATGATGCTGGTGGAGGGACAGTTGCCCATGGGGTCAGGGCAAGTCCTGCAGGGGGGCCAGATTGTGCAAGGGGGGCAGGTGCTTCAAGGGGGGCAGGTGCTCCACGGGGGGGGCATGCTTCAAGGGGGGCAAATGCTTCAAGGGGGGCAGGTGTTCCAGGGAGGGCAAATACTTCAGGGGGGGCAGGTGCTCAAGGGGGGCCAGACATGGGTGCAGCAGGGCTCCCTGCAACGTGGGGGCCTGTCAGGGTCTCACAGCATGCTGCTGATGGAGGGCCAGGGGGGCAGCGCGGGGCAGGTGGTTCAGGAGGGGCTGTCCGGGCTTGCCCAGGGCTCCCTGCAGAGAAGTGGGCTTTCTGGCACCCAGAGAGTCCAGTACAGTAAGCAGACCAGCGGCGCTAATGCGGGCTCCAGTGCAGGCTCCCACAGCGGCACGCTGGGGTTTAAAGGCTCCTCAAGTTCAATCAGCACCACGCCCGCCTCCCACAAGGTGAtagtgaaggagaagagagttgTGACAAGTCATAATGTCAGCGAATAA